TCGCGGCGACGCTGTAACCAGCGGCCTTGAGCGCCTTGGAAATCGCCTCGCCAATGCCGCGGGTGCCACCCGTGACCACTGCAACTCGTGCCATAGTGTCTCTCTCCCTCGAAGATTGATTTTCCCTCTCCCCGCTTGCGGGGAGAGGGCGTGTAAATTACCGCTCGACCGTCAGCGCGATGCCCATGCCGCCGCCGATGCAGAGCGTGGCGAGGCCCTTCTTGGCATTGCGGCGGCCCATTTCGTGCAGCAGCGTGACGAGAACGCGCGCGCCCGAGGCGCCGATCGGGTGGCCGATGGCGATGGCGCCGCCGTTCACGTTCACGATGTCCGTGTTCCAGCCCATGTCCTTGTTGACGGCGATGGCCTGGGCCGCGAAGGCCTCATTGGCCTCGACGAGGTCGAGGTCGGAGACCTTCCAGCCGGCCTTCTCCAGCGCCTTGCGCGACGCCGGGATCGGGCCCGAGCCCATCACGCTCGGATCGACGCCGGCGGTCGCCCAGGAGGCGATGCGGGCGAGCGGGGTCAGGCCGCGCTTCGAAGCCTCGGCGGCGCTCATGATGACCAGCGCGGCGGCGCCGTCATTGATGCCGGAAGCGTTGGCGGCGGTCACCGTGCCGTCCTTGATGAAGGCCGGGCGCAGCTTGGAGACGCTCTCGAGCGTCACGCCGTGCTTGACGTATTCGTCAGCGTCGACGACCACGTCGCCCTTGCGGGTCGAGATGGTGTAGGGGACGATCTCGTCCTTGAACTTGCCGGCCTTCTGGGCGGCCTCGGCCTTGTTCTGCGACTTCACCGCGAATTCGTCCTGCTGTTCGCGGGTGATCTGCCACTGTTTGGCGACGTTCTCGGCGGTGATGCCCATGTGGTAGTTATTGAAGGCGTCGGTGAGGCCGTCGATGATCATCGTGTCGACGAACTTCACGTCGCCCATCTTGGTGCCGGTGCGCAGCTGCGCGGCGTGGGTCGAGAGCGACATGGACTC
The DNA window shown above is from Methylocystis echinoides and carries:
- a CDS encoding acetyl-CoA C-acetyltransferase; this encodes MTTDIVIVSAARTAVGSFNGAFASVPAHDLGAATVKAVLERAGVEPGSVDEVILGQVLTASYGQNPARQAAIKSGIPDSATAFGINQVCGSGLRAVALAAQQIQAGDASIVVAGGQESMSLSTHAAQLRTGTKMGDVKFVDTMIIDGLTDAFNNYHMGITAENVAKQWQITREQQDEFAVKSQNKAEAAQKAGKFKDEIVPYTISTRKGDVVVDADEYVKHGVTLESVSKLRPAFIKDGTVTAANASGINDGAAALVIMSAAEASKRGLTPLARIASWATAGVDPSVMGSGPIPASRKALEKAGWKVSDLDLVEANEAFAAQAIAVNKDMGWNTDIVNVNGGAIAIGHPIGASGARVLVTLLHEMGRRNAKKGLATLCIGGGMGIALTVER